The Bacteroides ovatus genomic interval TGTGAAGCCCGGATTGCTGGAAGCCATCCAACAAGACTTGCAGGAAGCAGGCATAAAGGTAGACCTGTCACCAGACATCAACCGGGATACGTTTATCAAATGGTCGTTTATCTCTGCAATGGCTGTGACGGGTGCTTACTACGACGTTCCGATGGGAGAAGTGCAGAAACCGGGAAAGATACGGGATACATTTATCGGACTTTCTACGGAAAGCGCTGCCTTAGGAAAGAAACTGGGCGTCGAATTTCCCGAAGACCCAGTCAGCTACAACCTGAAAGTGATTGACAAGCTTGACCCCGAAAGTACCGCTTCTATGCAAAAAGACCTGGCACGCGGACACGACTCGGAAATACAGGGATTGCTCTTCGACATGATTGCAGCAGCCGAAGAACAGGGAATAAATATACCAACCTACCGGATGGTTGCGGAGAAATTCAAAAAATCTAATCATTAACATTAATCCAATATAGAATGAATACCATGCTATTATCCATCAACTGGAACCCGAACCCCGAACTATTCAACCTGTTCGGCATTTCTATCCGTTATTACGGATTACTGTGGGCAGTAGGAATATTCTTTGCTTATGTGGTTGTTCACTACCAGTACCGGGATAAAAAGATAGAGGAAAAGAAGTTTGACCCGCTTTTCTTTTATTGTTTCTTTGGTATTCTGATTGGTGCCCGCCTGGGACACTGCCTGTTCTATGACCCGGGATACTACCTGTCTCATTTCTGGGAAATGATTCTTCCTATCAAATTCATGCCGGACGGAAACTGGAAATTTACCGGATATGAAGGACTTGCCAGCCACGGCGGTACATTAGGATTGATAATCGCCCTTTGGCTGTATTGCCGCAAGACGAAGCTCCATTATATGGACGTGCTGGATATGATTGCCGTAGCTACTCCAATCACCGCCTGCTTCATCCGCCTTGCCAACCTGATGAACTCCGAAATCATCGGCAAACCGTCTGATGTACCTTGGGCATTCGTTTTCGAGCGTGTAGATATGCAACCCCGTCATCCGGGACAGCTCTACGAAGCCATCGCTTATCTTATCCTATTCTTCATCATGATTTACCTGTATAAGAATTACAGCAAGAAACTGCACCGTGGCTTCTTCTTCGGGCTTTGTCTGACTTATATCTTCACCTTCCGCTTTTTCATCGAATTCCTAAAAGAAAATCAGGAAGATTTTGAAAACAGCATGATGTTCAATATGGGACAATGGTTAAGCGTTCCGTTTATCATAATAGGCGTCTATTTCATGTTCTTCTATGACAAGAAAAAAAAGAAAATAGCCTAAATCAAAAAAAGAGGGATTAGCGGTTCAAACATCGCTAATCCCTTTTTTTATCAATAAAACAAATGCCATTTCCCTAATGTCAGGACAATAATCGAAAACATATCCTAAGACATTATATACATTTTCAGCTTATTTCCCCCTGACTATCTTCTTAATATCATTCAGTTTATTCAGCGCTTCAATAGGAGTAAGATTATTCACATCAAGATTCAATATCTCATCGCGAATCTGACAGAGAATCGGATCGTCCAACTGGAAGAAGCTTAACTGCATACCTCCACGATTCTCGCTCACTTCTGCCAACGGTTTACCTGCTATGCCCTGTTGGCGATTATCAGATTCAAGCTGTTTCAATATCTCATTTGCACGTTTCACAATGCTTTTCGGCATACCGGCCATCTTTGCTACATGAATACCGAAAGAGTGTTCACTACCGCCACGTTCCAGTTTACGAAGGAAGATTACTTTGTTATCAACTTCTTTCACCGATACATTATAATTCTTGATACGCTTGAAAGATTTCTCCATCTCATTCAATTCATGATAATGCGTAGCAAATAATGTACGTGCTTTTGCTTTGGGATGTTCATGGATATACTCTACAATTGCCCAAGCAATGGAAATACCATCATAAGTAGAAGTACCACGACCCAATTCGTCAAATAATACCAGACTCCGGGAAGAAACATTATTCAGGATATCAGCCGCTTCATTCATCTCTACCATAAATGTAGATTCACCGACTGATATATTATCGCTCGCTCCTACACGGGTAAATATCTTATCAACTAAACCGATATGCGCACTTTCCGCAGGAACAAACGAGCCGATTTGAGCCAATAGCGTAATCAATGCTGTTTGGCGCAAGAGTGCCGACTTACCGGCCATGTTCGGACCTGTAATAATAATAATCTGCTGTGTATCGCTGTCCAGCATTACATCATTGGCAATATACTTCTCACCTATCGGAAGTTGTTTTTCTATTACCGGGTGACGTCCCTGACGAATATCCAATACGTCATTATCCTCAATAATCGGACGGATATAACGATTCTCACGAGCCACATTGGCAAATGACAACAGACAGTCCAGACGTGCAATCTGATTCGCATTAATCTGTATCTGTGGAATAAACTCCATCAATGCCTGTACTAAGTCCGTATATAGCTGCGTTTCCAGAATCAGAATCTTATCTTCCGCTCCCAAAATCTTTTCTTCATATTCCTTTAGTTCCTGCGTAATATAACGTTCCGCATTAACCAGCGTCTGTTTACGAATCCACTCTTTAGGAACTTTATCTTTATGGACATTACGGACTTCGATATAATAACCGAATACGTTATTATAAGCCACTTTCAAACTCGGAATACCCGTCTCTTCGCTCTCCCGCTGTTGTATCTTTAGCAGATAATCTTTTCCTGAATAGGAGATTTGCCGCAATTCATCCAAGTCTGCGTTCACACCGTCCTGAATCACTCCACCTTTATTTATCAGTAAAGGAGGATCATTTTTAATCTCTTTGGCAATCCGGTCACGAATAGAAATACAAAGATTCAACTGTTCGCCAATGCGATTCAAGCTCGCATTATCAGCTTCCATACATGCCTGTTTTATCGGCTCAATTGCTTGCAAGGCAACTTTCAACTGAACGACTTCACGAGGCGACACACGCCCTACAGCCACTTTGGAAATAATACGTTCCAGGTCACCTATCAGATGCAACTGTTCTTCAATCAGTTCCTTAAAATCAGGTTGGCGGAAGAAATATTCCACTACGTTCAAGCGTTCATTGATCGGTTTCTCATCCTTTAAGGGAAAAACCATCCAGCGTTTCAACAGACGCGCTCCCATCGGGCTGATTGTTCTGTCAATCACATTGAGCAGGCTACTTCCGCCATCATTCATATTACCAATCAACTCAAGACTACGCACCGTGAACTTATCCAGACGGACGTATTTATCTTCTTCAATACGCGCCAATGAAGTGATGTGACCAATTTGCGTATGCTGCG includes:
- the lgt gene encoding prolipoprotein diacylglyceryl transferase, yielding MNTMLLSINWNPNPELFNLFGISIRYYGLLWAVGIFFAYVVVHYQYRDKKIEEKKFDPLFFYCFFGILIGARLGHCLFYDPGYYLSHFWEMILPIKFMPDGNWKFTGYEGLASHGGTLGLIIALWLYCRKTKLHYMDVLDMIAVATPITACFIRLANLMNSEIIGKPSDVPWAFVFERVDMQPRHPGQLYEAIAYLILFFIMIYLYKNYSKKLHRGFFFGLCLTYIFTFRFFIEFLKENQEDFENSMMFNMGQWLSVPFIIIGVYFMFFYDKKKKKIA
- the mutS gene encoding DNA mismatch repair protein MutS, encoding MMKQFLDLKAKHPDAVMLFRCGDFYETYSTDAIVAAEILGITLTKRANGKGKTIEMAGFPHHALDTYLPKLVRAGKRVAICDQLEDPKMTKKLVKRGITELVTPGVSINDNVLNYKENNFLAAVHFGKASCGVAFLDISTGEFLTAEGPFDYIDKLLNNFAPKEILFERGKRLMFEGNFGNKFFTFELDDWVFTETTAREKLLKHFETKNLKGFGVEHLKNGIIASGAILQYLTMTQHTQIGHITSLARIEEDKYVRLDKFTVRSLELIGNMNDGGSSLLNVIDRTISPMGARLLKRWMVFPLKDEKPINERLNVVEYFFRQPDFKELIEEQLHLIGDLERIISKVAVGRVSPREVVQLKVALQAIEPIKQACMEADNASLNRIGEQLNLCISIRDRIAKEIKNDPPLLINKGGVIQDGVNADLDELRQISYSGKDYLLKIQQRESEETGIPSLKVAYNNVFGYYIEVRNVHKDKVPKEWIRKQTLVNAERYITQELKEYEEKILGAEDKILILETQLYTDLVQALMEFIPQIQINANQIARLDCLLSFANVARENRYIRPIIEDNDVLDIRQGRHPVIEKQLPIGEKYIANDVMLDSDTQQIIIITGPNMAGKSALLRQTALITLLAQIGSFVPAESAHIGLVDKIFTRVGASDNISVGESTFMVEMNEAADILNNVSSRSLVLFDELGRGTSTYDGISIAWAIVEYIHEHPKAKARTLFATHYHELNEMEKSFKRIKNYNVSVKEVDNKVIFLRKLERGGSEHSFGIHVAKMAGMPKSIVKRANEILKQLESDNRQQGIAGKPLAEVSENRGGMQLSFFQLDDPILCQIRDEILNLDVNNLTPIEALNKLNDIKKIVRGK